A genomic stretch from Alosa sapidissima isolate fAloSap1 chromosome 3, fAloSap1.pri, whole genome shotgun sequence includes:
- the fam234b gene encoding protein FAM234B isoform X2 yields the protein MLSAASANLTSVAGISRCLKLLFLRRIFAMAAALSRALKLPGKKGSELGEYDPLTQADSEDDSEEDDLVLNYPRNGLGRSNNMGLGTSDSRSNRGSRFTQQEDVDEDEEEVDEWRERHRGKSRPETEDEKCRQYWSQREMGRDATSEDGEGMRSTGGGGIGSECDPDGKKTRVKNAVRTAAFLVPLCLAMIVVLLCAFILPCQQLEDRRPQWEREQGGDAGGVTSLPLALWDVDNDGIEDILIGVTQLSNESQVPSSQAISKEYSVVALSATSGSVLWRRPLREPVISVQCGLQTGAASSAAAHPAEGAHWGQQSLSLQSGPVCLLVGSSHLTAINGTSGTKLWSATPGAIESPVVLLPDVDGDSVPDLLIVTLPENNEADLCLVLLSALNGTHIGRPVNFNLTGQGKLIGPLLHETRMGAYYVLFGLGTVEAVSLRDIYTKASDVRVIDPKIKVKDPLWEKLRKTNSSSLIHISSGTEEVIFLLPLVAGLCNNHNNLDVMSNMNSSQSDWMVICDKSRLSVLKEKDTRTAWTFNSSAIHSRPTPGQFNGDGIPDVLIQLSAAGVRKVQIIDGGNGHSLWEAEFVCPRLVLEGSSVMTTSGQSVFLFWAGDPLKPQKNITKQASSALAPTDPVVRKLFMLHPNYPIILLELASTTDTILTAAVSYEEQWKDAAYITVFSRPTSGLGPGTRMVKSLSLKAAVAGALIVRLGEESQAGAPVRLRAFEIKKFFKQLSFKHQ from the exons ATGCTGAGCGCAGCGTCAGCGAACCTCACATCGGTCGCTGGAATCAGTCGCTGCTTGAAATTGCTGTTTCTTCGTCGTATATTTGCAATGGCAGCAGCTTTATCCCGTGCTCTGAAATTGCCCG GTAAGAAGGGCTCGGAGCTAGGAGAGTATGACCCACTTACCCAAGCGGACAGTGAGGACGACAGTGAGGAGGATGACCTGGTGCTCAACTACCCTCGCAACGGTCTTGGCAGGAGCAACAACATGGGCTTAGGAACATCAGATTCACGCAGCAACAGGGGGAGCAGGTTCACCCAGCAGGAGGATGTGgacgaggatgaggaagaggtggaCGAGTGGAGAGAAAGGCACCGAGGGAAATCAAGGCCAGAGACTGAGGATGAGAAGTGCAGGCAGTACTGGAGCCAGAGGGAGATGGGCAGGGATGCAACCAGTGAGGACGGAGAGGGAATGCGATCCACTGGAGGTGGAGGCATAGGGTCAGAGTGTGATCCTGATGGTAAAAAAACCAGAGTGAAGAATGCCGTTCGCACAGCTGCCTTCTTAGTGCCACTGTGCTTAGCAATGATTGTGGTTCTACTGTGTGCATTTATCCTGCCCTGCCAACAGCTGGAGGACAGAAGGccccagtgggagagagaacaaGGTGGTGATGCAGGAG GTGTCACATCCCTCCCCTTGGCACTGTGGGATGTGGACAACGATGGTATAGAAGACATATTAATAGGAGTCACCCAGTTGTCCAATGAAAGTCAGGTCCCCAGCTCACAAGCTATCAGTAAAG AGTACAGTGTGGTGGCTCTGTCTGCCACCAGTGGGAGCGTGCTGTGGAGGCGGCCGCTGAGAGAGCCTGTGATATCTGTTCAGTGTGGTCTGCAGACTGGAGCAGCATCCTCAGCAGCAGCACACCCGGCAGAGGGGGCTCACTGGGGACAGCAGAGCCTCTCCCTCCAGTCTGGCCCTGTGTGTCTGCTGGTAGGCTCCTCACACCTCACCGCCATCAATGGCACTTCAG GAACGAAGCTTTGGTCTGCAACCCCAGGCGCTATAGAGTCACCAGTGGTTTTGCTTCCAGATGTTGATGGAGACTCAGTCCCTGACCTGCTTATTGTGACACTGCCTGAGAACAAT GAGGCAGACCTCTGTCTGGTTCTGCTATCTGCACTGAATGGCACCCATATTGGTCGTCCAGTCAACTTTAACCTCACAGGACAAGGCAAGCTGATTGGACCTCTTCTCCATGAGACCAGAATGGGGGCCTATTACGTTCTTTTTGGATTGG GAACTGTGGAGGCAGTCTCCTTGAGAGACATTTACACTAAAGCCAGTGATGTGAGAGTCATAGACCCCAAGATAAAAGTGAAGGATCCTCTGTGGGAAAAGCTGAGGAAAACAAACTCATCCTCACTCATCCACATATCAAG TGGCACAGAGGAAGTGAtcttccttctccctcttgTGGCTGGACTATGTAACAATCACAACAACCTGGATGTGATGTCCAACATGAACTCCAGTCAAAGTGATTGGATGGTGATTTGTGATAAAAGCAGGCTCTCCGTGCTTAAAGAGAAGGACACCCGCACAGCATGGACATTCAACTCCTCAGCTATACACAG CCGTCCAACTCCAGGCCAATTCAATGGAGATGGAATTCCTGATGTTCTCATTCAGCTGTCTGCAGCTGGTGTGAGAAAG GTTCAGATAATAGATGGAGGAAACGGCCATAGCCTGTGGGAGGCAGAGTTTGTTTGCCCACGCCTTGTGCTGGAGGGGTCCTCTGTCATGACGACCTCTGGCCAATCTGTGTTCCTCTTCTGGGCTGGTGACCCTCTAAAACCACAGAAGAACATTACCAAG CAGGCATCTTCAGCTTTAGCGCCTACTGACCCTGTGGTCCGAAAGCTGTTTATGTTGCACCCAAACTACCCCATAATACTGTTGGAACTGGCTAGCACCACTGATACTATACTCACTGCTGCAG TGAGTTATGAAGAACAATGGAAAGATGCCGCTTACATCACTGTGTTCTCCCGGCCCACGTCTGGTTTGGGACCGGGGACGCGCATGGTGAAAAGCCTGAGCCTGAAGGCCGCTGTTGCGGGAGCACTGATCGTAAGGCTCGGTGAGGAGAGCCAAGCAGGAGCGCCTGTCAGGCTTAGAGCTTTTGAGATCAAGAAGTTCTTCAAGCAGCTGTCATTTAAACATCAG TGA
- the fam234b gene encoding protein FAM234B isoform X1, with the protein MLSAASANLTSVAGISRCLKLLFLRRIFAMAAALSRALKLPGKKGSELGEYDPLTQADSEDDSEEDDLVLNYPRNGLGRSNNMGLGTSDSRSNRGSRFTQQEDVDEDEEEVDEWRERHRGKSRPETEDEKCRQYWSQREMGRDATSEDGEGMRSTGGGGIGSECDPDGKKTRVKNAVRTAAFLVPLCLAMIVVLLCAFILPCQQLEDRRPQWEREQGGDAGGVTSLPLALWDVDNDGIEDILIGVTQLSNESQVPSSQAISKEYSVVALSATSGSVLWRRPLREPVISVQCGLQTGAASSAAAHPAEGAHWGQQSLSLQSGPVCLLVGSSHLTAINGTSGTKLWSATPGAIESPVVLLPDVDGDSVPDLLIVTLPENNEADLCLVLLSALNGTHIGRPVNFNLTGQGKLIGPLLHETRMGAYYVLFGLGTVEAVSLRDIYTKASDVRVIDPKIKVKDPLWEKLRKTNSSSLIHISSGTEEVIFLLPLVAGLCNNHNNLDVMSNMNSSQSDWMVICDKSRLSVLKEKDTRTAWTFNSSAIHSRPTPGQFNGDGIPDVLIQLSAAGVRKVQIIDGGNGHSLWEAEFVCPRLVLEGSSVMTTSGQSVFLFWAGDPLKPQKNITKASSALAPTDPVVRKLFMLHPNYPIILLELASTTDTILTAAVSYEEQWKDAAYITVFSRPTSGLGPGTRMVKSLSLKAAVAGALIVRLGEESQAGAPVRLRAFEIKKFFKQLSFKHQVRDNS; encoded by the exons ATGCTGAGCGCAGCGTCAGCGAACCTCACATCGGTCGCTGGAATCAGTCGCTGCTTGAAATTGCTGTTTCTTCGTCGTATATTTGCAATGGCAGCAGCTTTATCCCGTGCTCTGAAATTGCCCG GTAAGAAGGGCTCGGAGCTAGGAGAGTATGACCCACTTACCCAAGCGGACAGTGAGGACGACAGTGAGGAGGATGACCTGGTGCTCAACTACCCTCGCAACGGTCTTGGCAGGAGCAACAACATGGGCTTAGGAACATCAGATTCACGCAGCAACAGGGGGAGCAGGTTCACCCAGCAGGAGGATGTGgacgaggatgaggaagaggtggaCGAGTGGAGAGAAAGGCACCGAGGGAAATCAAGGCCAGAGACTGAGGATGAGAAGTGCAGGCAGTACTGGAGCCAGAGGGAGATGGGCAGGGATGCAACCAGTGAGGACGGAGAGGGAATGCGATCCACTGGAGGTGGAGGCATAGGGTCAGAGTGTGATCCTGATGGTAAAAAAACCAGAGTGAAGAATGCCGTTCGCACAGCTGCCTTCTTAGTGCCACTGTGCTTAGCAATGATTGTGGTTCTACTGTGTGCATTTATCCTGCCCTGCCAACAGCTGGAGGACAGAAGGccccagtgggagagagaacaaGGTGGTGATGCAGGAG GTGTCACATCCCTCCCCTTGGCACTGTGGGATGTGGACAACGATGGTATAGAAGACATATTAATAGGAGTCACCCAGTTGTCCAATGAAAGTCAGGTCCCCAGCTCACAAGCTATCAGTAAAG AGTACAGTGTGGTGGCTCTGTCTGCCACCAGTGGGAGCGTGCTGTGGAGGCGGCCGCTGAGAGAGCCTGTGATATCTGTTCAGTGTGGTCTGCAGACTGGAGCAGCATCCTCAGCAGCAGCACACCCGGCAGAGGGGGCTCACTGGGGACAGCAGAGCCTCTCCCTCCAGTCTGGCCCTGTGTGTCTGCTGGTAGGCTCCTCACACCTCACCGCCATCAATGGCACTTCAG GAACGAAGCTTTGGTCTGCAACCCCAGGCGCTATAGAGTCACCAGTGGTTTTGCTTCCAGATGTTGATGGAGACTCAGTCCCTGACCTGCTTATTGTGACACTGCCTGAGAACAAT GAGGCAGACCTCTGTCTGGTTCTGCTATCTGCACTGAATGGCACCCATATTGGTCGTCCAGTCAACTTTAACCTCACAGGACAAGGCAAGCTGATTGGACCTCTTCTCCATGAGACCAGAATGGGGGCCTATTACGTTCTTTTTGGATTGG GAACTGTGGAGGCAGTCTCCTTGAGAGACATTTACACTAAAGCCAGTGATGTGAGAGTCATAGACCCCAAGATAAAAGTGAAGGATCCTCTGTGGGAAAAGCTGAGGAAAACAAACTCATCCTCACTCATCCACATATCAAG TGGCACAGAGGAAGTGAtcttccttctccctcttgTGGCTGGACTATGTAACAATCACAACAACCTGGATGTGATGTCCAACATGAACTCCAGTCAAAGTGATTGGATGGTGATTTGTGATAAAAGCAGGCTCTCCGTGCTTAAAGAGAAGGACACCCGCACAGCATGGACATTCAACTCCTCAGCTATACACAG CCGTCCAACTCCAGGCCAATTCAATGGAGATGGAATTCCTGATGTTCTCATTCAGCTGTCTGCAGCTGGTGTGAGAAAG GTTCAGATAATAGATGGAGGAAACGGCCATAGCCTGTGGGAGGCAGAGTTTGTTTGCCCACGCCTTGTGCTGGAGGGGTCCTCTGTCATGACGACCTCTGGCCAATCTGTGTTCCTCTTCTGGGCTGGTGACCCTCTAAAACCACAGAAGAACATTACCAAG GCATCTTCAGCTTTAGCGCCTACTGACCCTGTGGTCCGAAAGCTGTTTATGTTGCACCCAAACTACCCCATAATACTGTTGGAACTGGCTAGCACCACTGATACTATACTCACTGCTGCAG TGAGTTATGAAGAACAATGGAAAGATGCCGCTTACATCACTGTGTTCTCCCGGCCCACGTCTGGTTTGGGACCGGGGACGCGCATGGTGAAAAGCCTGAGCCTGAAGGCCGCTGTTGCGGGAGCACTGATCGTAAGGCTCGGTGAGGAGAGCCAAGCAGGAGCGCCTGTCAGGCTTAGAGCTTTTGAGATCAAGAAGTTCTTCAAGCAGCTGTCATTTAAACATCAGGTAAGAGACAATTCTTGA